One genomic window of Paenisporosarcina antarctica includes the following:
- a CDS encoding DUF2804 domain-containing protein, translating into MPKVQQHAEREILEPIALCDSKGNLNPAAIGFSRKSLIDSNLSGHFMRKKKWNNWCVFGEDIMFSASIRHMDYAVICSVYFLDYETQRYFEKSITVSLGQRIHMPNQVLETITFFDNEMSIQLIHMQGETHMKVTISNFDGEFLHADLQIEHPVNDESLNVVIPWNRQLFHHTAKHYTLPTSGFVKVGDKRYNFNSEDSYAVLDYGRGVWPRKASRKWASASQRLGNQRIGLNFGGTWTDGTGMTENAVFVDGQVSKISEDVIFTYDKNDLMNPWHIRSKFSSDVNLTFTPFLQREANINIGFVNLNGYQMVGYFNGFVHLQDGSCLSITELLGSIEDHKAKW; encoded by the coding sequence ATGCCAAAAGTTCAGCAACATGCAGAACGTGAGATTCTAGAACCTATAGCTCTATGCGATTCAAAAGGAAATTTAAACCCTGCAGCTATTGGATTTTCGCGAAAATCATTAATTGATAGTAATTTATCAGGTCATTTTATGCGCAAGAAAAAATGGAATAATTGGTGTGTTTTCGGAGAAGATATTATGTTTTCAGCGTCCATTCGCCATATGGATTATGCTGTAATTTGTAGTGTGTACTTCTTAGATTATGAAACACAACGATATTTTGAGAAATCGATTACGGTTTCATTAGGGCAACGCATTCATATGCCTAATCAAGTCCTAGAAACGATTACGTTTTTTGATAATGAAATGAGTATTCAACTTATACATATGCAAGGTGAAACACATATGAAAGTGACGATTTCAAATTTTGATGGTGAATTTCTTCATGCAGACTTACAAATTGAGCATCCTGTTAATGATGAATCTTTAAATGTAGTAATTCCGTGGAATCGACAATTATTTCACCATACGGCAAAGCACTATACTTTGCCGACAAGTGGATTTGTCAAAGTTGGTGACAAACGGTACAACTTCAATTCAGAAGATAGTTATGCTGTACTTGACTATGGGCGAGGGGTTTGGCCAAGAAAGGCTTCCAGGAAATGGGCTTCCGCTTCTCAAAGGTTGGGAAACCAGCGTATTGGACTCAATTTTGGTGGAACATGGACAGATGGTACTGGCATGACTGAAAATGCTGTATTTGTTGACGGACAAGTATCAAAAATTTCAGAAGATGTGATTTTCACATATGACAAAAATGATTTAATGAACCCTTGGCATATTCGTTCTAAGTTTTCATCAGATGTGAATTTGACGTTTACTCCTTTTTTACAACGTGAAGCAAATATTAATATAGGATTCGTCAATTTGAACGGTTATCAAATGGTTGGATATTTTAACGGTTTCGTTCATTTACAAGACGGCTCCTGTTTATCCATCACAGAATTACTAGGAAGTATCGAAGATCATAAAGCAAAATGGTAG
- the helD gene encoding RNA polymerase recycling motor HelD has protein sequence MTQKHPDFEQEQERLTYTKNYMQQLLDESKRDVKSAQENIRHAMADLDYLDSSLSYTNILTNARFFEMARSQKEGLEAIQQKPYFARIHFQKDGEDSEMLYIGKTSLFQRETQEPIIVDWRSPVANVYYDGRLGDIEYDVREDTFTGHLFSKRQYTIEQGELQSVRDIDLTTNDELLQEALSGKADVRLTEIVSTIQAEQNEIIRAHLKQPILVQGAAGSGKTTIALHRISYFLYTMGEHFPADKLMILAPSKLFMDYIAEVLPELGVSKICQTTFAEYVLQATTIKLKLKDSNLKLATLTEQDFPDEMMLWQSQMKGSLFYKELIDAYLKDYEKSIADQFEDVFIEKYRIMRGSKLKKLFLGDFSYMPIEKRLERIKLIFQSHVRQKKKEILFMLNKKYDDALDQALFGIRDAAKRKSEVTKYIDERDYRIPLIEKESKTTTSAYMKRFKKANIKKMYRNFVTADEFICEHTIQWTDQQRHAFLQSHSIESWELEDLAPLYYMHTRLRSIPDKWKMRVVFIDEVQDYSIFQLAALKEGLETDMFTMVGDLAQGIYSYRALTSWDPVVELFPRATYKTLQKSYRTTIEIMTVANSILTQMDEDLPLVEPVVRHGIDPQFYEMSVLEGQRIVSLLEEIRSRGHHSIALICKTTSQAQLIANQLKDFLPIQYLNDHSDIDQTKLLVLPSHLAKGLEFDAVLIVAIDTPFRKHSIDRKLLYVAMTRPMHELHLIGSSREHFLLPPSTS, from the coding sequence ATGACACAGAAACATCCTGATTTTGAGCAAGAACAAGAGCGCCTGACCTACACTAAAAACTATATGCAACAGTTACTAGACGAATCAAAACGAGATGTAAAATCTGCACAAGAAAATATTCGTCATGCCATGGCCGATCTCGATTATTTAGATTCCAGTTTAAGCTATACGAACATTTTAACAAATGCCCGCTTTTTCGAAATGGCCCGTTCTCAAAAAGAAGGGTTAGAAGCCATTCAGCAAAAACCTTATTTTGCGCGCATTCATTTTCAAAAAGACGGTGAAGACAGTGAAATGTTGTACATTGGTAAGACGTCTTTATTTCAACGAGAAACACAAGAACCCATTATTGTCGACTGGCGCTCGCCTGTTGCCAATGTGTATTACGATGGACGACTTGGTGATATTGAATATGACGTTCGAGAAGACACTTTTACTGGCCATCTATTTTCAAAGCGTCAATATACAATTGAACAAGGCGAGTTACAATCTGTTCGTGACATTGATTTAACGACCAATGATGAGCTTTTGCAAGAAGCTCTTTCAGGTAAAGCAGATGTTCGTTTAACTGAAATTGTGTCGACCATTCAAGCTGAGCAAAATGAAATTATTAGGGCTCATTTAAAACAGCCCATTCTTGTGCAAGGTGCAGCAGGTAGTGGGAAAACGACCATCGCCCTCCACCGTATTTCGTATTTTCTCTATACAATGGGTGAACATTTTCCAGCCGATAAACTGATGATTCTAGCTCCATCCAAATTGTTTATGGACTATATAGCAGAGGTTTTACCGGAACTCGGAGTCAGTAAAATTTGTCAAACTACTTTCGCTGAATACGTCTTACAAGCAACTACTATTAAATTGAAACTAAAAGATTCAAACTTAAAGTTAGCTACTTTAACTGAACAAGACTTTCCAGATGAAATGATGCTGTGGCAATCTCAAATGAAAGGCTCTCTTTTTTATAAAGAATTGATAGATGCCTATCTCAAAGATTACGAGAAATCAATTGCCGATCAGTTCGAAGACGTTTTCATTGAAAAATACCGTATTATGAGAGGTTCAAAATTAAAAAAATTATTTCTAGGTGACTTTTCCTATATGCCAATTGAGAAACGCTTAGAACGTATTAAATTAATTTTTCAATCTCACGTACGCCAAAAGAAAAAAGAAATTTTGTTCATGTTAAATAAGAAATATGATGACGCTTTAGATCAAGCGTTATTTGGAATCCGGGATGCCGCCAAGAGAAAATCCGAAGTTACAAAGTATATCGATGAACGTGACTACCGCATCCCACTCATTGAAAAAGAGTCAAAAACCACTACGTCTGCTTATATGAAACGCTTTAAGAAAGCCAATATTAAAAAGATGTATCGCAACTTTGTCACGGCTGATGAATTCATATGTGAACATACAATTCAGTGGACAGACCAGCAACGGCATGCATTCCTTCAAAGCCATTCAATCGAATCCTGGGAATTAGAAGATTTAGCACCTCTTTATTACATGCATACTAGGTTGAGAAGCATACCCGATAAATGGAAAATGCGCGTTGTTTTTATTGATGAAGTTCAAGATTATAGCATTTTCCAACTTGCCGCTTTAAAAGAAGGTCTTGAAACAGATATGTTTACGATGGTTGGAGATTTAGCGCAAGGTATATACAGCTATCGTGCCCTTACTTCATGGGATCCAGTCGTTGAATTATTCCCAAGAGCTACTTATAAGACTCTGCAAAAAAGCTACAGAACGACTATTGAAATTATGACAGTTGCAAACAGCATTTTAACGCAAATGGATGAAGACTTGCCATTAGTTGAACCAGTTGTTCGCCATGGTATTGATCCACAATTTTATGAAATGAGTGTACTTGAAGGACAACGAATCGTTTCTTTGTTAGAGGAAATCCGCAGTCGCGGTCACCATTCAATTGCACTAATTTGCAAAACAACTTCACAAGCGCAGTTAATTGCTAATCAGCTTAAGGATTTCCTTCCCATTCAATACTTGAACGATCATTCGGATATTGACCAGACAAAGTTACTCGTCTTGCCTAGTCATTTAGCAAAAGGGTTAGAGTTTGATGCAGTGTTGATTGTGGCGATTGACACACCTTTCCGTAAGCATTCAATCGACCGCAAACTGCTGTATGTAGCGATGACTCGTCCAATGCATGAATTACATTTAATCGGATCAAGTAGAGAACACTTTTTATTGCCACCATCAACGAGTTAG
- a CDS encoding site-2 protease family protein produces MASIFGDDTAKNQGRVTLNPLKHLDFVGTLLIFIAGIGWAKPVPINSTYFSTRRIQSIIVSLVGPLSNFVLAFVGFSVWYFTPVSISVEEFLNIFVSLNVVLGVFNLLPLPPLDGYRIVSSLFSAKIQMKLRPLEMYGSILFLIVILTPIGDFTIIPFIRTSIDVVMNSFYLFYEWILPI; encoded by the coding sequence ATGGCATCAATATTTGGAGATGACACAGCAAAAAATCAAGGACGAGTAACATTAAACCCACTGAAACATCTAGATTTTGTTGGGACCCTATTAATTTTTATCGCAGGGATTGGATGGGCAAAACCCGTACCGATTAATAGTACCTATTTTTCTACAAGACGTATTCAATCGATTATTGTTAGTTTAGTCGGACCTCTTAGTAATTTTGTTTTAGCCTTTGTTGGATTTAGTGTTTGGTATTTTACTCCAGTTAGTATTTCAGTAGAAGAATTTCTTAACATCTTTGTTTCTCTGAACGTGGTGTTAGGTGTCTTTAATCTATTACCACTACCTCCCTTAGATGGCTATCGTATCGTGTCTAGCTTATTTTCAGCAAAAATTCAGATGAAACTTCGTCCTTTAGAAATGTATGGTTCAATCCTATTTTTAATCGTGATATTAACTCCGATTGGGGATTTTACCATAATTCCATTTATTAGAACTAGTATAGATGTGGTTATGAATTCTTTCTATTTATTTTATGAATGGATTTTACCAATCTAA
- the kynA gene encoding tryptophan 2,3-dioxygenase, with amino-acid sequence MEKKPLDQGQNPAAQGESGLHTDFKENMTYGEYLHLDKLLTAQDGLSDHHDEALFIIIHQVSELWMKLILHELRAAITNIEKDDLQPAFKQLSRVSKIQTQIIQAWDVLATLTPAEYMEFRSTLANASGFQSYQYRMIEFALGYKTKHVLKIYEKDEELLSTLTEAFHQPGLYDAAIRKLARAGLPIDEEIVSRDVSTPYEPNDSVLAAWTTVYRDVDTYWELYQLAEKLVDVEDCLQQWRFRHMKTVERIIGFKKGTGGSSGVHYLKKVLDQYFFPELWTLRTEI; translated from the coding sequence ATGGAAAAAAAGCCATTAGATCAAGGGCAAAACCCTGCTGCACAAGGAGAATCGGGATTACATACAGATTTCAAAGAAAACATGACGTACGGAGAATACCTTCATTTAGATAAACTGTTAACGGCACAAGATGGCTTAAGTGATCACCATGATGAGGCATTATTTATCATTATCCATCAAGTTTCTGAGTTGTGGATGAAACTCATTTTACACGAACTTCGCGCAGCGATTACTAATATTGAAAAAGATGATTTACAGCCAGCATTTAAGCAACTCTCTCGCGTATCAAAGATTCAAACTCAGATTATTCAAGCATGGGATGTATTAGCGACATTAACACCTGCAGAATATATGGAGTTTCGATCTACTCTCGCAAACGCTAGTGGTTTCCAATCGTATCAATATCGGATGATTGAATTTGCACTTGGCTACAAGACAAAACATGTGTTAAAAATTTACGAAAAAGATGAAGAGTTACTTAGTACATTGACTGAAGCTTTCCATCAACCCGGGCTATACGATGCGGCGATTCGCAAGCTAGCTCGAGCAGGACTGCCAATAGATGAAGAAATTGTTTCACGTGATGTATCAACCCCTTATGAACCAAATGACAGTGTCTTGGCAGCATGGACGACTGTTTACCGAGACGTAGACACCTATTGGGAATTGTATCAATTAGCGGAGAAGCTAGTAGATGTTGAAGATTGTCTTCAGCAATGGCGTTTCCGTCATATGAAAACAGTGGAAAGAATTATTGGCTTTAAAAAAGGTACTGGTGGATCTTCAGGCGTCCATTATTTAAAGAAAGTGTTGGATCAATATTTCTTTCCTGAATTGTGGACATTACGTACAGAAATTTAA
- a CDS encoding DUF6241 domain-containing protein, with protein MKELIRKFKFTKFQKIVLSIAVLVTLGFIGFGIFGKDLPIVKKEGTITEKTTEDGGKIIEVNEVMKKPIVEEFPMTMLDYQVANAIHAMSHQKIEADKKWSLLPLTAERVTRLIEVIETNKSEYTNWRLYLRILTRWSENDFSQIDEEHNEIWDLQGGNVGRATGILSYEEELEFIKKHYK; from the coding sequence ATGAAAGAATTAATTAGAAAATTCAAATTCACTAAATTTCAAAAAATTGTTTTAAGTATAGCTGTTCTAGTTACTCTAGGTTTTATCGGTTTTGGTATTTTTGGAAAAGATCTTCCGATTGTAAAGAAAGAAGGGACTATTACAGAAAAAACAACCGAAGATGGAGGAAAGATTATTGAAGTAAATGAAGTGATGAAAAAGCCTATAGTAGAAGAATTTCCAATGACTATGTTAGATTATCAAGTTGCTAACGCAATTCATGCCATGTCTCATCAAAAAATTGAAGCAGACAAAAAATGGAGTCTCCTTCCTTTAACTGCAGAACGAGTAACGCGATTAATTGAGGTAATTGAAACTAACAAGAGTGAATATACAAATTGGCGATTGTATTTAAGAATTTTAACGCGTTGGTCGGAAAATGATTTTTCTCAAATAGACGAAGAACATAATGAAATTTGGGATCTGCAAGGAGGAAATGTTGGTCGAGCGACAGGCATTCTCAGCTATGAAGAAGAATTAGAGTTTATAAAAAAACATTATAAGTAA
- a CDS encoding GNAT family N-acetyltransferase, with product MDITILTVSFPLDLETSSEIQALVKINEALENTSYEQILNIPVMTDPLSKGFAVLAYAEENLVGVITAIDMIGIHAYEWSALVHVDYRRQGLGQALINELQRNLEVRGFESELALTIKESQAGTAFLQQAGYEWNFSEATLKAEVKCAEKRLDVEVVPYTKEKIELTRILMSAFGDSEDEVHTMLEFSVSNPSRHVFVAKMQQEVVGTVTVVEENKILWVTALATEPSHQGQGVGSALLAFAKAEGQRMACEAVMLDVEIDNDKALSVYEKAGFMPIIQVDYYVKTPTTFN from the coding sequence GTGGACATTACCATATTAACTGTATCGTTTCCTTTAGATTTAGAAACATCTAGCGAAATACAGGCATTAGTGAAAATAAATGAAGCACTCGAAAACACAAGTTATGAACAAATATTAAACATTCCCGTCATGACGGACCCATTATCAAAAGGATTCGCAGTCCTTGCTTATGCCGAAGAAAATTTAGTTGGTGTCATCACAGCCATAGATATGATCGGTATTCATGCATACGAATGGAGCGCTCTCGTCCATGTTGACTATCGAAGACAAGGGTTAGGGCAAGCGCTAATTAACGAATTGCAAAGAAACTTAGAAGTACGTGGATTTGAAAGTGAACTTGCTCTTACAATAAAAGAATCGCAAGCTGGAACTGCTTTTTTACAACAGGCAGGCTACGAATGGAATTTTTCCGAAGCGACATTAAAAGCAGAAGTGAAATGTGCAGAAAAACGGCTGGATGTTGAAGTAGTCCCATATACAAAGGAAAAAATAGAGCTTACACGAATATTAATGAGCGCTTTTGGCGATTCCGAAGATGAGGTACACACAATGTTAGAGTTTAGCGTATCGAATCCTTCTAGACATGTGTTTGTAGCGAAAATGCAGCAGGAAGTAGTCGGAACCGTTACAGTTGTAGAAGAGAACAAAATATTATGGGTGACAGCTTTAGCGACAGAACCATCACACCAGGGCCAAGGAGTAGGGTCTGCACTACTAGCATTTGCCAAAGCTGAAGGCCAAAGAATGGCGTGCGAAGCAGTCATGCTAGATGTAGAAATCGACAATGACAAAGCATTATCTGTATATGAAAAAGCCGGATTTATGCCGATTATTCAAGTTGATTATTACGTGAAAACACCCACAACCTTTAATTAG
- a CDS encoding acyltransferase family protein, translating to MQKKRLSWVDVTKGFLMILVVMGHYPGELDFPLATYIYWFHMPAFFILSGMFFKPILEKGVTKKVIHKRFMQLIVPYLFFLVMITVVRYGIEIGSGNFDISWYLSDLWTLVIGGRFVRGAYGVFWFVTTLFFAYLVFLWMTKYFNRTKQIAILVAFYLIAHIESLIAMRLIGGGPAEASQTIPMLWNMDVAMMAVVYFALGYYMKNIWMDITKPWLIAGVIGSVAAISLDWFNIIDYHLSMKFLRYDHLVFDLVIPLSFTLVFVGVFQFLSSYLSMNWLRRIEKHSLSIMYLHIFTYIVLKDFFEYGFIEFTIFGIIVPIIASIIIQKLVPHGKLFLGGFSPKKSKTPSTQ from the coding sequence ATGCAAAAGAAACGATTATCTTGGGTGGACGTCACAAAAGGATTCTTAATGATTCTTGTCGTTATGGGCCATTATCCTGGAGAACTTGATTTCCCGCTTGCTACGTATATATATTGGTTCCACATGCCTGCATTTTTCATTTTGAGTGGTATGTTTTTTAAGCCCATTCTAGAAAAAGGTGTTACAAAGAAAGTCATTCATAAACGATTTATGCAACTAATCGTACCATATTTATTTTTTCTTGTAATGATTACGGTCGTTCGTTATGGAATAGAAATCGGTTCTGGAAATTTTGATATCTCATGGTATTTAAGTGATTTATGGACGCTCGTTATTGGTGGTCGCTTTGTACGTGGCGCTTACGGAGTATTTTGGTTCGTTACCACATTGTTCTTTGCTTACCTAGTCTTCCTATGGATGACAAAATACTTTAATCGGACAAAACAAATAGCTATCTTAGTCGCATTTTATTTAATTGCCCATATTGAAAGTTTGATTGCAATGCGCTTGATCGGCGGTGGTCCTGCTGAAGCTTCTCAAACAATCCCAATGCTTTGGAACATGGATGTGGCAATGATGGCAGTTGTGTATTTTGCACTTGGCTATTATATGAAAAACATATGGATGGATATCACGAAACCGTGGCTAATCGCTGGAGTCATAGGTAGTGTTGCAGCCATTTCTCTAGATTGGTTTAACATCATTGATTATCATTTAAGTATGAAGTTTTTACGGTATGACCACTTAGTTTTTGATTTAGTTATTCCTTTATCCTTTACCTTAGTGTTTGTTGGCGTTTTCCAATTTCTATCATCTTACCTATCAATGAATTGGTTGCGCAGAATTGAAAAACACTCTCTTAGTATCATGTATTTGCACATCTTTACTTATATTGTGCTAAAAGATTTTTTCGAGTATGGTTTTATCGAGTTTACAATATTCGGTATAATTGTCCCGATTATAGCTTCAATCATCATCCAAAAGCTTGTTCCACACGGAAAATTGTTTCTTGGTGGATTCTCTCCCAAAAAAAGCAAAACGCCTTCTACACAGTAA
- a CDS encoding amidase domain-containing protein, whose protein sequence is MYNRQAAVQYANKWWNSNNPAYPIFDDDCTNYISQCLRAGGAPMRGYPNREKGWWVQGGTWSFSWTTSHSLRWYLDTSTVGLKAVKVANASDLELGDVISYDFQGDGRFDHTTIVTGFNGNEPLVNAHTNNSRARNWRYTDSMAFQDETKYIFFHIKDSFA, encoded by the coding sequence ATGTACAATCGCCAGGCGGCTGTTCAATATGCGAACAAATGGTGGAATTCAAATAATCCTGCGTATCCTATCTTCGACGATGACTGCACAAATTATATTTCACAATGTTTAAGAGCGGGAGGGGCACCCATGCGTGGATATCCAAATCGTGAAAAAGGATGGTGGGTCCAAGGTGGAACATGGAGTTTTAGTTGGACTACATCTCACTCACTTCGTTGGTATTTAGATACCTCTACTGTGGGATTGAAGGCTGTAAAAGTAGCGAATGCCAGTGATTTAGAATTAGGAGATGTCATCAGTTATGATTTTCAAGGGGATGGAAGATTTGATCACACGACAATCGTGACTGGATTTAATGGCAATGAACCACTAGTTAATGCTCATACAAATAATAGTCGGGCCAGAAACTGGCGCTATACAGATTCTATGGCTTTTCAAGATGAAACGAAATATATATTTTTTCACATTAAAGATTCGTTTGCATGA
- a CDS encoding GTP-binding protein, with protein sequence MQTQIPVTVLSGYLGAGKTTVLNHLLANKEGKKIAVIVNDMSEVNIDSQLIQSGGFSRTEEKLVELTNGCICCTLREDLMIEVEKLAKQGDIDYIVIESTGISEPIPVAQTFTYIDEEVGIDLTQYCRLDSMVTVVDAFRFWSDYESGESLFERKQTDDEEDVRDVSDLLIDQIEFANILLISKTDLVTAEFLDAFNVFLLKMNPDAIIIPIENGVVPPSKILNRQLFDFEEASQSAGWMKELNEEHIPETDEYGISSFVYRRKRPFHPERWNAWLSVFPQEVIRSKGFFWLATRNEMAGLLSQAGNSLQFQGAGNWIASLPKAEQREIMLEDESIAARWDEVHGDRQTEMVWIGLDMDREEIEEQLDSCLLTEEEMKIDWTTFADPLPAFVVAD encoded by the coding sequence ATGCAAACTCAAATTCCAGTTACTGTTTTAAGCGGCTATTTAGGTGCCGGAAAGACCACGGTATTAAACCACTTACTTGCCAATAAAGAAGGTAAGAAAATAGCGGTTATTGTCAATGATATGAGCGAAGTTAATATTGACTCACAACTTATTCAAAGTGGAGGTTTCTCTCGCACTGAAGAGAAATTAGTTGAGCTAACAAACGGCTGCATCTGCTGCACCCTACGTGAAGACTTAATGATTGAAGTAGAAAAGTTAGCTAAACAAGGTGATATCGATTATATCGTCATTGAATCGACAGGAATTTCAGAACCAATTCCTGTAGCACAAACTTTTACCTATATTGATGAGGAAGTCGGAATAGACCTTACACAATATTGCAGACTTGATTCTATGGTCACAGTAGTAGATGCATTCCGCTTTTGGAGTGACTATGAAAGCGGTGAATCGTTATTTGAACGCAAACAAACGGATGATGAGGAAGATGTGCGTGATGTATCAGACTTGTTAATTGACCAAATTGAGTTTGCGAACATTCTACTGATTAGCAAAACGGATTTAGTTACAGCTGAATTTTTAGACGCTTTTAACGTATTCCTTCTAAAAATGAATCCTGATGCCATTATAATTCCTATCGAAAACGGCGTAGTTCCTCCTAGCAAAATATTGAATCGTCAATTATTTGACTTCGAAGAGGCAAGTCAATCAGCTGGATGGATGAAAGAATTAAATGAAGAACATATTCCAGAAACCGACGAATATGGCATTAGCTCGTTTGTCTATAGACGCAAGCGTCCATTCCATCCTGAGCGTTGGAATGCTTGGTTAAGTGTATTCCCACAGGAAGTCATTCGTTCTAAAGGTTTTTTCTGGTTGGCAACACGAAATGAAATGGCCGGCCTTTTATCTCAAGCTGGAAATTCTCTTCAATTCCAAGGAGCGGGTAATTGGATAGCCTCTCTTCCGAAAGCCGAACAGCGCGAAATCATGTTAGAGGATGAAAGCATTGCAGCGAGATGGGATGAAGTGCACGGTGATCGCCAAACTGAAATGGTTTGGATAGGCCTGGATATGGATCGCGAAGAAATTGAAGAACAACTTGATAGTTGTTTATTAACAGAAGAAGAAATGAAAATTGACTGGACAACTTTTGCAGATCCATTGCCTGCTTTTGTAGTTGCAGATTAA
- a CDS encoding glycerophosphodiester phosphodiesterase, which yields MKIYAHRGSSGTHPENTLAAFKEAARLDIFGVELDVHLTKDDKMVVIHDEAINRTSNGKGFVRDLTLSELRAYDFGNWFGDDFKGESIPTLEEVLMIFQNTTHHLNIELKSDIFEYEGMGDKVLHLVVKMGLDERVLISSFDHEAVRNFKKSAPHIEVALVTMDVLVDAYDYARFIPADALHISYPAALRKMTKEAMLKGAIIRVFTVNEVMDVQALQQIGVHAIFTDFPEKMKHVLEAGKIDK from the coding sequence ATGAAAATATATGCACATCGCGGTTCGTCAGGTACTCATCCAGAAAATACACTGGCGGCATTTAAAGAAGCAGCTCGACTAGACATTTTTGGAGTAGAGCTAGACGTTCATTTAACAAAAGATGACAAGATGGTCGTTATTCATGATGAGGCTATTAATCGAACTTCTAATGGGAAAGGATTCGTAAGGGATTTAACTTTATCAGAATTACGTGCTTACGATTTTGGGAATTGGTTTGGTGATGATTTTAAAGGAGAGTCCATTCCTACTCTTGAAGAAGTATTAATGATATTTCAAAACACAACACATCATCTAAATATTGAATTGAAGTCGGATATTTTTGAATATGAGGGAATGGGGGACAAGGTACTCCATTTGGTTGTGAAAATGGGCTTGGATGAGCGAGTACTAATTTCTTCTTTTGACCATGAAGCTGTTCGGAATTTCAAAAAATCTGCTCCGCATATCGAAGTTGCTTTAGTAACAATGGATGTGCTCGTCGATGCCTATGATTATGCACGTTTTATCCCAGCGGATGCTCTGCATATATCGTACCCAGCAGCTCTGCGTAAGATGACCAAAGAAGCCATGTTAAAAGGAGCTATTATTCGCGTGTTTACGGTAAATGAAGTAATGGATGTACAAGCTTTGCAACAAATTGGAGTCCACGCAATTTTCACTGATTTTCCCGAAAAAATGAAACATGTTTTGGAAGCAGGGAAGATAGACAAATAG